One part of the Salinivirga cyanobacteriivorans genome encodes these proteins:
- the rffA gene encoding dTDP-4-amino-4,6-dideoxygalactose transaminase yields the protein MQIPFNKPFLTGKEVKYLQEAVYVYTHISGNGFFTKQCHQFFENNYGFKKTLLTTSCTDALEMSALLMDIQPGDEVIVPSFTFVSTALAYVRQGANIVFADSRVDHPGIDEDEIESLITNRTKAIVVVHYAGVACDMDKIMGIARQYNLFVVEDAAQAIDSYYKGRPIGGIGHFGTFSFHETKNLQCGEGGLLIINDEKYTKRAEIIWEKGTNRAEFFRGEVNKYGWVDVGSSFLPSELNAAFLYAQLEQLEAIQQKRKNIWYAYFNALKILEEKKLVKLPYIPNYAANNAHMFYIVCNNYEERTALIKYLKEKGIMAVFHYLPLHKSSFYSKLYGKETLTKAEKYSDEILRLPFFHDLRPEEVEYITDIIKQFYL from the coding sequence ATGCAAATACCTTTTAATAAACCATTTTTAACAGGAAAAGAAGTTAAATATTTACAGGAAGCTGTTTACGTTTACACCCATATTTCCGGCAATGGTTTTTTTACAAAACAGTGTCACCAATTTTTTGAAAACAATTATGGTTTTAAAAAAACTTTACTTACCACTTCCTGCACCGATGCCTTAGAAATGTCAGCCCTTCTGATGGATATCCAACCTGGAGATGAAGTCATTGTTCCATCGTTTACATTTGTTTCTACCGCCCTGGCTTATGTTAGGCAAGGAGCTAACATTGTGTTTGCCGATAGTCGTGTTGACCATCCCGGAATTGATGAAGATGAAATTGAATCTTTGATTACAAATAGGACTAAAGCCATTGTAGTGGTGCATTATGCAGGCGTGGCATGCGATATGGATAAAATTATGGGAATAGCTCGCCAATACAATCTATTTGTCGTTGAAGATGCTGCGCAAGCAATTGACTCATATTATAAAGGTAGGCCTATAGGAGGTATTGGCCATTTTGGAACTTTTTCTTTCCATGAAACGAAGAACCTACAGTGTGGAGAGGGTGGGTTACTTATAATTAATGATGAAAAATATACTAAGCGTGCTGAAATTATCTGGGAGAAAGGCACCAATCGTGCTGAATTTTTTCGGGGCGAAGTCAATAAATATGGATGGGTTGATGTTGGCTCCTCTTTTTTGCCCTCTGAGCTTAACGCAGCGTTTTTGTATGCGCAATTGGAGCAGTTGGAAGCAATTCAGCAAAAAAGGAAAAATATTTGGTATGCGTATTTTAATGCACTTAAAATTTTGGAAGAGAAAAAGCTTGTAAAGCTTCCTTATATTCCAAATTATGCAGCCAATAATGCCCATATGTTTTATATTGTGTGTAATAATTATGAAGAAAGAACAGCGCTTATAAAATATTTAAAAGAAAAAGGAATCATGGCAGTATTTCACTACTTACCCTTGCATAAAAGTTCGTTTTATAGCAAATTATATGGTAAAGAAACTTTAACCAAAGCAGAAAAATATAGTGATGAAATTTTACGATTGCCTTTCTTTCATGATTTAAGACCGGAAGAGGTTGAATATATTACGGATATAATAAAGCAATTTTATTTATGA
- a CDS encoding TDP-N-acetylfucosamine:lipid II N-acetylfucosaminyltransferase → MPQDKFIDSFIADVYTIGEQHNNVFWIHGNNGEKNYVNTVRPVEYIGHDQNNIKRRLGNISIKDKIFIHGYNLEVGEYVYDMPNTIFVWLWGYEFYEEPKGANDYWLYDSITKKILRKHRYPRIRFRKNILKILPEVIDVYKEKKRIKKELVLKNKQISRIDYLVLHQRNIEELLLIKKLYPNFKAKHIPGFYDINYDLAKNVQIKKAEQKEIKILVGNSANPANNHVDAFNKLKKYKNIKVHCILSYGAGSGYIKDVEKIGYKYFANRFQPIKSFMARNDYVNFLGSIDVFFMYHNRQQAFGNIMTAIALGKSVFLKKNNPLFFFIEGMGIKCYDAERIKEYNLPVLIKKGNDRRSENLHKLKNHISDKARLSNLKEILNRYA, encoded by the coding sequence ATGCCACAAGATAAATTTATTGATTCTTTTATTGCCGATGTTTATACTATCGGGGAACAACATAATAATGTATTTTGGATACACGGTAATAACGGTGAAAAAAACTATGTAAACACCGTTCGCCCTGTTGAATACATAGGCCATGACCAGAATAACATAAAAAGGCGTTTGGGAAATATATCAATAAAAGACAAGATCTTTATTCATGGGTATAACCTTGAAGTTGGAGAGTATGTTTATGATATGCCGAATACTATTTTTGTTTGGTTATGGGGGTATGAGTTTTATGAAGAGCCCAAAGGAGCAAATGATTATTGGTTGTATGATTCCATAACAAAAAAAATATTAAGAAAACACCGATATCCTCGTATACGTTTCAGAAAAAACATCCTTAAAATTCTACCTGAAGTAATAGATGTTTATAAAGAAAAGAAAAGAATAAAAAAAGAGCTTGTATTGAAAAATAAGCAAATCTCCCGAATAGATTATTTGGTTTTACATCAAAGGAACATTGAAGAACTGTTACTAATTAAGAAGCTGTATCCTAATTTTAAAGCGAAACATATTCCTGGTTTTTATGATATAAATTATGATCTAGCAAAGAATGTTCAAATAAAAAAAGCAGAACAAAAGGAGATTAAAATTTTAGTGGGAAATTCGGCAAATCCTGCAAATAATCATGTAGATGCGTTTAATAAATTAAAAAAATATAAAAACATTAAGGTGCATTGTATTTTATCTTATGGCGCAGGCTCCGGTTATATAAAAGATGTTGAAAAAATTGGTTACAAATATTTCGCAAACAGATTTCAACCAATTAAAAGTTTCATGGCGCGAAATGACTATGTGAATTTTTTAGGTTCTATAGATGTTTTTTTCATGTATCATAACCGCCAGCAAGCCTTTGGCAATATTATGACTGCAATAGCACTTGGAAAATCGGTTTTTTTAAAGAAAAATAATCCGTTATTTTTTTTTATAGAAGGGATGGGGATAAAATGTTATGACGCGGAAAGGATAAAAGAATATAACCTTCCTGTATTAATTAAGAAGGGAAATGATAGGCGCAGTGAAAATCTGCACAAACTTAAGAACCATATTTCAGATAAGGCCAGGTTATCAAATTTGAAAGAGATTTTAAACCGATATGCTTAA
- a CDS encoding class I SAM-dependent methyltransferase — MQKIYSDIKNYYAQRIQEFGTTPRGVDWKDYDTQQIRFSQISKIIDNKTNFRINDLGCGYGAYLEFLNRQGYSNFRFNGYDLSKEMIDNALKQFKKKSDVTFRQIKSTDEMEEADFTVASGVFNVKMHYKEHEWLAMVLETIHNMANKSKLGFSFNILTKYSDQEYMDNKLYYADPLFFFDYCKRNYSKNVALLHDYDLFEFTILVKKS; from the coding sequence ATGCAAAAAATTTATTCAGATATAAAGAACTATTATGCTCAAAGAATACAGGAGTTTGGAACAACTCCTCGGGGGGTTGATTGGAAGGATTATGATACTCAGCAAATTAGATTTAGTCAAATATCAAAAATAATAGATAATAAGACAAATTTCAGGATAAATGATCTTGGTTGTGGCTATGGTGCATATTTAGAGTTTCTCAATAGACAGGGTTATAGCAATTTTAGATTCAATGGCTATGATTTATCGAAAGAGATGATTGACAATGCTTTGAAGCAATTCAAAAAAAAATCAGATGTGACATTTCGCCAAATTAAAAGTACTGATGAGATGGAAGAGGCTGATTTTACTGTTGCCAGTGGTGTTTTTAATGTAAAAATGCATTATAAAGAGCACGAGTGGTTGGCAATGGTACTGGAAACAATTCATAATATGGCAAACAAAAGTAAGCTAGGTTTTTCGTTTAATATTTTGACCAAATATTCAGATCAGGAATATATGGACAATAAGCTTTATTATGCAGACCCATTGTTTTTCTTTGATTATTGTAAGCGCAACTACTCTAAAAACGTAGCATTGCTTCACGATTATGATCTATTTGAATTCACAATTTTAGTAAAAAAGAGTTAG
- a CDS encoding sulfotransferase family protein, translated as MGLAKSGTTAISALLAQRTGNTVLLDTPHFWFPNNIRLFNKQVQLKQHLIKHSEILNYKILKEPNFTLLFDQFQQLFPSSKFVFIVRNPWDNIRSILNRVNIEGNLLHLNDKETIPPGWKSVFNDSFSDKEHYIDKLAEYWVINTDIYVENKESFILVKYEDFVNNKLNYIDELVKKLELKNPRLPLDVNTQYQPKGESYIDINQFFETNIQKIDRICLPNYHAIFKV; from the coding sequence ATGGGTTTAGCAAAATCAGGTACAACAGCAATTTCAGCGTTGCTTGCTCAGCGCACAGGAAATACAGTATTACTTGACACTCCTCATTTTTGGTTTCCAAATAATATACGACTTTTTAATAAACAAGTTCAGCTTAAACAGCACTTGATAAAACACAGCGAAATATTAAATTATAAGATTTTAAAGGAACCTAATTTTACCTTACTTTTTGATCAATTTCAGCAATTATTTCCATCTTCCAAATTTGTTTTTATTGTAAGAAATCCATGGGATAATATTCGAAGTATCCTTAACAGGGTGAATATAGAGGGTAATTTACTTCATTTAAATGATAAAGAGACAATACCTCCTGGATGGAAAAGTGTTTTTAATGACTCTTTTTCAGATAAGGAGCATTACATAGATAAATTGGCTGAGTACTGGGTTATAAATACAGATATATATGTTGAAAATAAGGAAAGTTTTATTTTAGTAAAGTATGAAGATTTTGTAAATAATAAACTTAACTATATTGATGAATTGGTAAAAAAACTGGAATTGAAGAATCCTAGGTTGCCTTTAGATGTTAACACGCAATATCAACCAAAAGGAGAATCTTATATAGATATTAACCAATTTTTTGAAACGAATATTCAGAAAATTGATAGAATATGTTTGCCAAATTATCATGCAATTTTTAAAGTATGA
- a CDS encoding WbqC family protein — protein MKNKRIAILQSNYIPWKGYFDIINSVDEFVMFDTEQFTRRDWRNRNKIKTNNGVQWLTIPVDTKGKYYQSINQTKVIDQKWRIKHWKALVHNYSNAKFFKDYEPLLKPLYLDSNEQYLSRINYSFIKLISGLLGISTTFSWSSDYEIVGERNEKLINICKQAKANYYLSGPSAKNYIDVDLFEKEGVRVEWVNYDNYPEYSQLFPPFNHFVSVLDLFFNEGNNSKNYMKSF, from the coding sequence ATGAAAAATAAAAGGATTGCTATATTACAATCGAATTACATTCCTTGGAAGGGCTATTTTGATATTATTAATTCAGTAGACGAATTTGTTATGTTTGATACAGAACAGTTTACACGAAGGGATTGGAGAAATCGAAATAAGATTAAAACAAATAATGGAGTACAATGGCTTACGATTCCGGTTGATACTAAAGGTAAGTATTATCAGTCAATAAATCAAACAAAGGTAATTGATCAAAAGTGGCGGATAAAACATTGGAAAGCACTTGTTCATAATTATTCAAATGCAAAGTTTTTTAAAGATTATGAACCACTGCTTAAACCCCTATATTTGGATTCAAATGAACAGTATCTCAGTAGAATCAATTACTCATTTATAAAACTAATTTCAGGTTTATTAGGTATTAGCACAACTTTTTCATGGTCATCAGATTATGAAATTGTTGGAGAGAGGAATGAGAAATTGATTAATATATGTAAACAAGCAAAAGCTAATTATTATTTATCTGGGCCAAGTGCTAAAAATTATATTGATGTGGATTTGTTTGAAAAAGAGGGGGTCAGGGTAGAATGGGTGAATTATGATAATTATCCAGAATATTCCCAATTATTTCCCCCTTTTAATCATTTTGTGTCTGTTTTAGATTTATTTTTTAATGAAGGCAACAATTCTAAAAATTATATGAAAAGTTTTTAA
- a CDS encoding formyltransferase family protein yields the protein MKNIVICVDHNIGYNLTRFIVNEHIKRKVNLVLAVINYLPKNAFWSDPKLILFEENIPYVYYKSSENLYYQIKNLKVDVLLLLSWKHIISKQIIQLPSVGCINLHYSLLPRHRGVYPVNWAIMSGDTYTGVTFHWVTEHTDAGDIIFQRKLQIFSWETADMLIERLDKLALELFKQLWGALLLNKVDGIQQCAIESTYHSKTDYEESNYIELDKKVTFGEVIDYLRGKTFQDKSPAFYIDRNTNEKIFVSIKFTKE from the coding sequence ATGAAGAACATTGTGATTTGTGTAGATCATAATATTGGATATAATCTAACTCGTTTTATTGTAAATGAACATATAAAACGAAAAGTAAATTTGGTTCTTGCTGTTATCAATTATTTGCCTAAGAATGCTTTTTGGTCTGATCCAAAATTAATACTCTTCGAAGAAAACATACCTTATGTTTATTATAAGTCATCTGAGAATCTATATTATCAGATAAAAAATTTGAAAGTTGACGTTCTTTTATTATTGTCTTGGAAACATATTATTAGCAAACAAATAATTCAATTACCTTCCGTAGGTTGCATTAATTTACATTATAGCTTACTACCTCGTCATCGTGGTGTATATCCAGTGAATTGGGCAATTATGTCAGGAGACACATATACAGGTGTCACATTCCATTGGGTAACGGAACATACAGATGCAGGGGATATTATTTTCCAGAGGAAACTGCAGATTTTTTCATGGGAGACAGCAGATATGTTAATTGAAAGATTAGATAAACTTGCATTAGAATTATTCAAACAACTTTGGGGAGCCTTATTGCTTAATAAAGTCGATGGAATTCAGCAGTGTGCTATTGAATCAACATATCATTCTAAAACTGATTATGAGGAAAGTAATTATATTGAATTGGACAAAAAAGTAACTTTTGGAGAGGTAATAGATTATTTAAGAGGAAAAACATTCCAGGATAAATCTCCTGCGTTTTATATTGATAGAAATACAAATGAGAAAATATTTGTATCAATTAAATTCACAAAAGAATAA
- a CDS encoding lipopolysaccharide biosynthesis protein yields MQKTSNADIRKSGIWAFINKGGLEVSGFFFGIILARLIAPAEFGLLAMIQVFVGLARFIQNFGFAEALIQSKRVNNKDYSTIFFFNLFISLFLYVIFYLLAPVFAEIYTQPRLSYITRILSLSFIINAFVSAHIVFLKKHFSFKKVAIIDIVSILTNYAVSVTLAFLDYGVWAIVYGSLVMSIVKAILYWVYSGWRPTFYFSISVLKNLFHFGFFAFLNTVLNYFGRNVDNFMIGKLVGDTSLGHYNRAYKLMLLPLENISGSIKQVMLPAMSESQDDKKNLHMLYLRSTRILVFVLYPIFFGMWAVSEPFIFGVYGEMWKETIPMLKILSFVGIIQGSSTFNSTLLYSVGKPHITFYLILSFLPILLFAFYFGYQLAAIEGMIYAYLTYSFVFWLANMVIVQKVVKISLMGYFRNILPLLFSSFSMALLLKVGTNYLLSNTIPHILKLLILVIGGIITYVSINIIFKMDAFHDFANQFPFVKKVPLLRLHFKKRNNE; encoded by the coding sequence ATGCAAAAGACAAGTAATGCTGACATAAGGAAAAGCGGTATATGGGCTTTCATAAATAAAGGAGGACTAGAAGTTTCAGGCTTTTTTTTTGGAATTATCCTCGCTCGATTAATAGCGCCTGCAGAATTTGGTTTGCTCGCCATGATTCAGGTGTTTGTTGGCCTTGCTCGTTTTATTCAAAATTTTGGATTTGCTGAAGCGCTCATTCAAAGTAAACGTGTAAATAATAAAGATTATAGTACAATCTTTTTTTTTAATTTATTTATTAGCTTATTCCTGTATGTTATATTTTATCTTTTAGCTCCTGTTTTTGCCGAGATATATACACAACCAAGACTTAGCTATATAACAAGAATACTTTCCTTGAGCTTTATAATAAATGCTTTTGTTTCTGCACACATCGTTTTTTTAAAAAAGCACTTTAGCTTTAAAAAAGTAGCAATTATCGATATAGTAAGTATCCTAACAAACTATGCTGTATCTGTCACACTAGCATTTTTAGATTATGGAGTGTGGGCTATTGTGTATGGGTCCCTTGTTATGTCAATTGTTAAAGCTATTCTTTATTGGGTCTACTCAGGTTGGAGACCGACCTTTTACTTTAGCATAAGTGTACTTAAAAATTTGTTTCACTTCGGTTTTTTTGCCTTTTTAAATACGGTGTTGAATTACTTTGGTAGAAATGTTGATAATTTTATGATTGGTAAATTAGTGGGAGATACTTCTTTGGGTCATTACAACAGAGCCTACAAACTAATGCTACTCCCTTTAGAAAACATTTCTGGTTCAATCAAACAAGTTATGCTTCCTGCAATGTCTGAGTCTCAGGACGACAAGAAAAACCTACACATGCTGTATCTAAGGTCAACAAGAATATTGGTATTTGTGCTTTACCCCATCTTCTTTGGTATGTGGGCTGTTTCTGAGCCATTTATTTTTGGAGTATATGGCGAAATGTGGAAAGAGACAATTCCAATGCTGAAAATATTATCATTTGTAGGAATTATTCAAGGCTCTTCTACATTTAATAGTACTCTGCTGTATTCGGTTGGTAAACCTCACATTACTTTTTATCTGATTTTGTCGTTTTTACCGATACTTTTATTTGCTTTTTATTTTGGCTATCAATTAGCAGCAATTGAAGGAATGATTTATGCTTATTTAACATACAGTTTTGTTTTTTGGCTTGCGAATATGGTAATTGTACAAAAAGTAGTTAAAATATCGCTTATGGGCTATTTTAGGAATATATTACCGCTTTTATTCTCTTCTTTTTCCATGGCTCTATTACTAAAAGTGGGAACTAATTACCTTTTGTCTAATACCATTCCTCATATTCTAAAGCTATTAATTTTGGTTATCGGGGGGATAATAACTTATGTTTCGATAAATATTATTTTCAAAATGGATGCCTTTCATGATTTTGCCAATCAATTTCCATTTGTAAAAAAAGTACCATTATTGAGGTTGCATTTTAAAAAACGGAATAATGAATAA